The Pygocentrus nattereri isolate fPygNat1 chromosome 12, fPygNat1.pri, whole genome shotgun sequence genome includes the window tttaatcaggtgtttgatcgtttaatcaggtgtttgattgtttgtttaatcaggtgtttgtTTGCAGCTTTACTCTGGGTGGACTGTCTGACTCTGTAGGCCGAACAACAGTAGCTCAACTCCTACACATCTGTAAGAAGAGAAGATGCCCCTGGAAAACAGACATATAATCCAAGAAGGCTGTTTTTCATGGAAAATAGGCGGATCACATTCTTCTCCCCCGTATTAAAACATTCTACCAGCTCATTTTATTCCATTCAAACATGGTAGTTTTAACCCAAGAACACACTTTCGCCCCAGACCAGTAGGGGGTGCACTGCACCTACCATTCCTCCTCAAACTCTGCCTGCACTGTAAACTTCAATTTGATGActttacacacttaaaatgatggttctttcagggttctttagtaaagaaagtgattctatacagaaccacagacactcaaagaacccttggcatgattaaaggtttctttgcattaggaaagggttcttcagagcaATGgagaaaggtgctatatagaaccctttggaAAAGggttacaagccaaagaacccttttttggtactatatagaaccctttaaagAGTGTAACAAGCCTTACATTATGACAATTATGACAAGAGCCTAGAATGGTTAACTTCACATTTCattacaattaattaattaattactacTGCAAATAAAGTTGCTTTAGtcaataaagggttctttgagtgttcatggttctatgtagaaccactgtctttatgaaagaacccttgaagaatcagttttttcttttgagaGTCTAGAATGTGATGACAGGAATCGTCTATTTGGAGcttatttacagtttttttaacagaaattttagaggaaaaaacattttatctctctctctctcatttatggaatttggctgacgctctttacacagggaggtgaaggtggtgttgggagtcttgcccaaggacccttattggtgtagtgtagggtggttacccaggtggggcactgaaccccagtctaaagcattgaaggcagaggtgttaaccactacactaaccaaccatgcAACCTAGTAGTAGGTtagaaagatctcacacggctCTTTGACACAACGCATCTGGAACCGTCTACACCGAATGTGCTTCTCTCTTTATCCAGTGTGgcatgcagagggtgtgaggtgCTATCCAAGATGGCTAACAGCGGTGTTAGCTCCATGGCTAACTACAGCTGCAGATAAGTTGCCTCATTGCTGCCAACCACTCAAGTTACACAGACCTTTTGGTATGACTCAGCACTTTTCTCCCAATGTGTCGCTTAACAGTGACGTAAATAACCAGAAAGGCTCAATTTGGCCACAGTAGATTTGCCATTGAtcatagtggatatattgggcaaagaatgttggagatggagctgccgggcagaaggagaagaggtagacctcagagaaggtttatggatgtagtgaaggtggacatggagatggttggtgtgaaagtagaggaggcagtggatagggcaagatggaggcagatgatccgctgtggcgacccctaaagggagcagccgcaagaagaagaagaagaagaagaagaagaagaaaaagatttgCCATTGGTCATGACTCTTACTTGGTCTTCTGAGTGAAACCTCAACACACATAAGCCATGAATGAGGTGTGCAATAAGGTTTTGAGAAGTGAATTATTATATAACTGAAGTTTCTAATTTAGCTGTAAAGTGGATAGTGGAAGAacaattgttgtttttttcttgctttaatGTTGTGAATAAAGTACTTATattactttaaatgtatttatgtatcgTGAGTAGGTTACCTCTATAGTAGGTAAGCATAAATTATATCAGCAACTCAAATCTAAGAGTTACCAGACCCGACAAAAAGGAAGATTTggccaaaaaaagaaataataaatatatagagGTGAGTGCTGGAAAGTTTGCTTTAGTGCTTATTATTTGTGgctattatatattttaaccTGAATAAAGCCTCTAACCTCTGTTTATAGACTTTGCTCCACCTATGAAAACTATTTCCTGTACTCAGTTTAATCACCAGGTAAAGAATGTGCTTTCACAGCTGCTGGaaatctgtttgtgtttttaacagTCTGCTTGTTAGAATGTGTTAACCTCATTGTGGCACTAGAGGGAGCTCACACTGCATCTACTAAGGTAAAAGCACCGTCAGTTTCAGTAACCTGTTTaataaagttctatctatctatctatctatctatctatctatctatctatctatctatctatctatctgtttgtctgtctgtctgtctgtctgtctatctgtctatctgtctatctgtctgtctgtctgtctgtctgtctatctatctatctatctatctatggaCGAGTTTACAGCAACAACTTTCAAAACTAGTTTATTCAAGGAATTGAGGTCgtattatttttgtgatttccttttaaaaatatcatataTTATATCAGCTAATGGTAAAAAGTATGAAAACTATTAAAAGTATTTGATTATCATTcagattattatttattttatttcatttttgacaattcaaatacactatacactgtttggtttagtgtagtgggtaacagcTCTGCCTTCTgctctgtagactggggttcaatccccacctgggcaagcaccctacactataccaataagagtacttgggcaagactcctaacaccgccttcacctccctgtgtaaaatgatcaaactgtgagttgctctggataagagcgtcagccaaatgccgtaaatgtaatgtagaCCAGTTTAGTCTTTTGCTGTTGGGCCTTTTTCTCATGCTCGTTGATACTAAAAATACATGATTCCTTGTTGAGTCTCTGAACTTTATCAAAGAAGACAAACAACACAATCACCAAAAACCTTTAATAAAGTTTATTGCCAAAACAAAAATTTTCAGAATTATTATGTAACACACACTCTGTGCCCTCATGCTCCaattaaatgtacatttctttttattccttattatataatatacacgGCATgcccaaagtatgtggacatctgaTCACACCTATGAGCTTTTGGAATTCTCAGTCCAAACCTATGGGCaataatatggagttgcccctCTTTCCAGTTATCCCTCCTCCACTTTACTGTCCACTGCCAATGTTTATCTATCGAGATTAAATGgctgtgtgtttaattttatccacctgttagcaacaggtgtggctgaaacacctgaacgcAATAATTAGGAGACTTTTGGCCGTATAGTGTATGAAACAGTAATAGCTGTAGTCCAATGATGATTCAGTGTATCTATCAACACAATTCCTAAACCCCAGATCCAGGCAGAATAAGAAAATTTAGTTTTTCAGATTATAATGCTGCGTATAtgcaaatgaaatatatataaatgaatctGCTATTTCTTAATGTATAATTTAACCTGACATCAGTGTGAAACAGAGCAGTTAATATGCGTTCACTTGTTACTCCACAAAGTGTATTTTTCTCTTGTGCTTGTGATTTTTAGGGTACAAGCCAGAGAACAGACTCTTGAAAAACCTCAAACCAAAATGCACACAAACTATTACCAAAGTGCTAAAACTTAACAGATCGTCATATTGAAAAATGGACACTGTTACGGCGCCCatatgtttttgcaaatatttaattatatgtGCAAAGCGTAAAGCTTAGTTTTAAACACAAAACTTTCTACACTTCCTGTTGGTTATAGTACAGGCTGTGATGGTATTAAATGTACAGGTTAGATGCACTCACTGTTGATTAGCTGCTCTAATGAAGCAGTCgctcagcttcatcttcagtttcagtttcatttcccagATACCAGCAAGCTTTCAGTACATCTTCAGCTTTGTCTGCTAAAGCATGGGCCACTTTACTTGCTGCCTGATTTGGGGTGTCAGACGTCTTGGACATTTTGTAGCCTGACATCGCACCTTTCCCAGCCCCATACAAAAACAGTAAGCCAGCTTCAACTCCTGCTCCTATCCCAGTAGCAGCTCCTGCTCCAAGTGCTGCTGCCTCTGCCCCTGCAGCTGCCACAGAAGCTGCTGTAATCTCAGCACTGACTCCTGCTGCAACACCAATGCCAGCTAAAGCTTCTACACCTACAGCCTCTGGCTCCACTGGTGCACCTCCAGCTTGTGGTCTTTGATGAGTTAGTTTTCTCCATACTGCCCTTATAAGTCCTGGTACTAACACTACTGGTGCTGCCAATCCAACTCCGACTCCCAGCAAAGCTCCAAGTAATATTCCTACGGTTACACCAGCCAACTGTCTCTCTATCTTGGTTCTGACTCTCTCAATTGCTCGCCTCCTGATCGCAACCATATCCGCTTCTGTCATGTCTCTGATCTTCCCCTCATCTTTCATCTCCTGTATTATGTTATTCACTTCTTCCTTGATGGCTTTTCCAGTCTCTCCTAAAGCTTCGTTTTTGTACGGTTTGTTATCTTTTTCTATCAAGATGTTATTTATGGTCTTCATTAACTGGGTGAGTTGGAATGTGTTACTTCGGTATTCCCTGCTTTGGTCTCCACTTATAACTTCCCATTCTTCCTCTATATTGTCACCTGGATGTGACAGTATGTTAAACCATGGAGTTTCATCAGTTTGATTTGCCTGAATTTCTTCAACAATTTGGATCATAGACTGCTGAGAAATGTTAAGCTTTTCTAGTTCAGCTAACACAGCTGAAACTCTGCTATCCTTGCTCCAGTGCTTGTTGTCAATCACATGAACTCGATTTCCACATTTCTCAGCAAGTTCTTTCAATGTTTTCCTTTCAACATTACCTTGATTTATGAAGTCATGGATTGTCATGTTCTCTTCAAGATTATCACCATGTGTGAAAAGCAACACCATGTGAGAAAGAACATCACCACTGAAGTATTTTAGCAACTTCTTCACTGTCTCCTGGTTTTCCCTGGTGTATTTCGCTACCTCCAACACTAAAATAAAGGCATGAGGGCCAGGTGCACATTCTACGAGACTGGAGATTATCTCTGCTTTAAGTTGTTTCTCTTCCCGGTCAGTGTCAAAAAATCCAGGGGTATCAATAACAACAATATTTCTGCCGttgatttctttttcatatcttttacaaatgtttgtttgaCTTTGTGGTGAACAAGCTGGTTCAAACACGTTCACTCCAAGAATTGTGTTTCCAGCAGAACTTTTGCCAGCTCCAGTTTTTCCCAGGAGTAAAATCCTCACCTCATCCTCTCCTGAAAAACAGTTTGAACACATTCTTTACTCTTATGTAAATGTTGTGTTCTATTTGTGTTTAATCTGTTCCACTTTTAGCTGTGCATTCCAGTGgacaaaatgtttaaattctTGATGGaatgtaacaaaaaataaaaactgaataatgatTTTTAACCCAGAGGTTACATGGTCAGAGACTCATCACCAAACCAAAACCAAGTTGAACTaatgatattattattgttgttgtcattttatTACTATCATAAttctaataatatatatttttttattattatatcattaaTCCTTCAAAGGcggaaactggctcttggtacgtggaatgtaacctcacttgGGAGAAGGTGCCAAAGCTTGTGTGgaaggttgagaggtaccaactagatatagttgggctcaccttcacccacagtgttggctctggaaccaaactccttgataggggttggtccctttCTCTACtcacacagagtgagagaatcCAGGCGTgtgtggggatactcatgaGTCCCCGGGTGGTtgctgtgcagttggagttcATCCTGGGATATGAAAAGGTTGCCTTAATGCGAATTAAATTTGCACAGAGgaaaaactctgactgttgtgtgtgtttatgcaccaaacaacagttGGAGTATTTGGACTTCTTGGAGCAGATTTCAAAGTCTTGCTGgtagacttcaatgctcatgttggcattGACTGAGAGACCTGGAGGGCagtgattgggaagaacagccTTCCCGGTCTAAACTTGAATGACTGAATTGTTATTGAACTTCTCTGctaggcatggattgtccattaTTTACACCAAGTTTGGGTCAAatgtcaatgatcgactttgttgtcatttcatctgacttgggtccatatgttctggacactcgggtgaagagaggtgcagAGCTATCAAcagatcaccatctggtggtgagttggatcagatggcagggaagactgatggtcagacctggtagaccaaagGAAATAGTGAGgatgtgctgggaatgactggcagaggcccctgttctgaatgattttaactcccaTCTCCTGGGAGCTGTTGATGCCTATCAATGCAGTAACtgaagaaccccctggtggacactaGTGCAGAGggaggctgtcaagctgaagaaagaggcctggATATCCCACAGTAGTCCTGAATCAGCAAATAGATACCAGATGGGTGCAGCAGCAGAAATGATGGCTGAAGCAAAATCAAGGGCATGAGAGGAAGTCCAGTTGGCTTAAAAGAGTTTCTGGACAACTATCCAGCAATTCAGGAGCAGTCAGGTGGCTTTGCCCAAGCTATACTTGGCAGGGGtggagaaactgacttcaaatTAGAATATTGTCGGTCAGTGGAAGGAGTACTTGTGGAAGGAGCACTTGTGGAAGGAGGGAGGATATGCCTCCCTCACaagagtcagggccagaggcttctgctGTGTCAGACTCCTTTTACCTGGTGGAGAACCCTGGGGTAGTTGggaagctcctcagtggcaaggcaccaggggtggatgagatttgcCCAGAAATGGTTTAGGCTCCGGACATTGTGGGGCTACAATGGttgacatgcctctgcaatgTTGCATgcacctcaggaacagtacccttggactggtaGACCAGAGTgatggtccctatttttaagaaaggggaccacAGGGTGCGTGCTAACTACTGGGGTATCACACTgttcagcctccctgggaaagtttatactggaaaggagactctgaccAATAGTCAAACCTCAGACTGAGGAAgaacaatgcagattccgtCCCAGCTGTGGAACATTgaaccagcttttcaccctttTGCAGactgttgagggggcatgggagtttgccagccaagtctacatgtgttttgtggacatGGACAAGGCTTATGATTGTGTTCTCCAAGATATTCTGAGGGAGTTGTGTctgtatactcagcattaagtcaggCTCATTCAATGTTAGTGTTGGACTCTGCAAAGTTAGTGCCCTGTCTTCACACCTGTTCATAAAATTCATGGACAAGGTGTCAAAGCGTAGCCTCGGGCAGGAGGGCATTATatgtggaggccagagggtggcatctctgctatttgtgGATGGTGTTTTCCTTTTGGCTGGATCGCATGGATGCCttcagcgctcactggagcggtttgcagttGAGTGTGAAGTGGatggtatgtggatcagcacctccaagtctgagtccatggtcatagcccagaaaaggatggcatgcccactcccgGTAAGGAGataggacttgccccaggtggaagAGCTCAAGTATCTCGAGggcttgttcacgagtgatgggaagaagGATTGTGAGATCActtgcaggctgggacaggcgaaAGCAGTAATCCAACCACAGTACCGGGCTGTAGCAGTGAAGAGGGAGccgagccataaggcaaagctctctgtttacccgTCGATCTACATCCTCACCCTCACCACTGGTCATGACCATAAGAATGAGATAgcaaatacaagcggcagaaagGAGCTTTCTCTGTAGGAATGTTGCTACACTCTACTTGACaaggtgaggagctcggccatctggaaggagctcagagtagaacCGCTACTCCTCCActttgagaggagccagttcaggtggtttgggcatctgatcagGATCCCAGTGGGGGTTTAAATGGCATGGCCTACTGAGACAAGACCCCAGGGtggtcctaggacctgctggagggattatatctccaagttggcctgggagcggctcaGTGTTCCCCGGACTGAGCCGGTGGAAGTTTTGGGTCATCTGGGagtctctgctctcccaacagCTACCGTTACAGCGTGGGCCTAGTTACTTCAAGACAAAAAgtctgaataaaatatatattgcaGAAAGGTGAAGCCTGAAGAAAGAACTAGATACTCTGAGACATTAGATATACTGACTTTACTCAATTTTCAAATACATACCATAAATGTTTGTGATTTCTGTGAAGTTAGACATTGTGTTGTAGTTTTCCTGAGAGTCCTTCAcctgtaattatataatataataataatacaattacatGTTATTTAgtgcaaaacatgcaaaattaaataatgtattgGACCTTATTCAAGATGTCTACTGTAAAATCTGATCGTAAAATAAGCACACACCAATTTCTCCaatataacaaattataagaataaaaatggaaaataacaataatgctGTGGTGTCCACCATGGGTTCCAGATTTAAATTGGAACTCTAAGGGTGTGGCATGCAAAGTTATTGATCACATGCCACCCCTCTCCCTGTAATGCTTACACTACTATACTACTAATTTGTGCACATGGTAATGCACATTGGAATAAACAAAATGCCTCCACCcatcaaaataaacaatttaaagCACAGCTAGTGTAGAGGCTTCTTACACACTCtaaaaatacagtatttatATGTTATTCTACAACACAGTCACATCATTCTACTATTTTGAAAACTGAGActtttacatttcacattttattcctTCCAGTAATTTTAACACTGTAAAtttttggtcagtagggggctCTGTGCACTGATCCACCTCAAACTCTGCCTATGAGTACAGCCATTGGCACATGAGCTACTgagcactttcattttattggCTACATCTGCACAATATAGggtgtgcttcatgtaaatgctACCTCAGTGAGGTGCTGGTACACCAGGGCTTGATTTCACTGAAGCTGACTGAGCTTTAATCTCCACTTGTTCACTTGACGTA containing:
- the LOC108411616 gene encoding GTPase IMAP family member 7-like, with protein sequence MSNFTEITNIYGEDEVRILLLGKTGAGKSSAGNTILGVNVFEPACSPQSQTNICKRYEKEINGRNIVVIDTPGFFDTDREEKQLKAEIISSLVECAPGPHAFILVLEVAKYTRENQETVKKLLKYFSGDVLSHMVLLFTHGDNLEENMTIHDFINQGNVERKTLKELAEKCGNRVHVIDNKHWSKDSRVSAVLAELEKLNISQQSMIQIVEEIQANQTDETPWFNILSHPGDNIEEEWEVISGDQSREYRSNTFQLTQLMKTINNILIEKDNKPYKNEALGETGKAIKEEVNNIIQEMKDEGKIRDMTEADMVAIRRRAIERVRTKIERQLAGVTVGILLGALLGVGVGLAAPVVLVPGLIRAVWRKLTHQRPQAGGAPVEPEAVGVEALAGIGVAAGVSAEITAASVAAAGAEAAALGAGAATGIGAGVEAGLLFLYGAGKGAMSGYKMSKTSDTPNQAASKVAHALADKAEDVLKACWYLGNETETEDEAERLLH